In one window of Cupriavidus necator N-1 DNA:
- a CDS encoding FimV/HubP family polar landmark protein — MSVSQHRRKDAPTARQRWSTLAVTALGLLLAQPAAYAAGFGQLRVQSNLGQPLQAEIDISGVSAEEAAGLNVKLASPAAYAAAGLTYLPAVSSLRLEVERRPNGSYVARVRSSQPISEPFVDILVDMSWASGKVSRAYTFLLDPAGAKPSNQTFSPATVMQAATPDAPPVAAPAPAAAPQPAPAQVAAPAAAAEAVKPAAPARPARQSAKRAPAQAASGSTEMAPGGGYTVQRGDTLYAIAGEAVQGQESVSLDQMLVALYRNNPNAFIGGNMNRLRSGAVLQVPTQQQAQAVAPKAARREVVARTQGFNAYRSRLASAAAAKSVEPDSGRQQSGNVTARVQEQAAPTDGPRDELKLSKAARGAQADAAAKAEAGVARERELKEAQARLAQLEKNVGDMQKLLELKNAEIAKLSQANQTVLAEKEKAEAAAKAAAAAPTVVAAQPPKADAVAPAPVAAAATAAATAATAASAPAAAGASAADAVAPAAASAVAAVPASQPAAAIPASAAQAAAAASAPAAKRPPVLAAQPEPVPQPSFIDGLLANPMLLPGGGLLVALLGVYAIYRRRQQQKAGEATGFGDSILSQESTVMAGANSLFGTAGGQSVDTSQHSVFGADFRIGNNTPEANEVDPIAEAEVYIAYGRDVQAEEILREALEKNPEQQPVRLKLLEIYSNRQDVEGFRVIAEEMFAQTGGHGAEWLKAAEMGRALEPGNALFLAVTPEAAGPDTTSPATDQWRTQDPSQNPASIARLEPSLGDLALPLDAFPAPAAGEPIVAPASAAMVFGADAHDAGEPVRLDLGLPGTGADPLADDVPTLDTPTRSRPLEFDMSGLSLDLGSAAQADARGKDVLDEATMPLPATTMLRDGKLAEPIDLSRVAPETGGDLTHGGSPSTLSVDGVDGGRDMQIKLDLARAYIEIGDKEGARELLQEVVEQSQDPLQAEARSLLQEVA, encoded by the coding sequence GTGAGTGTGAGCCAACATCGCCGGAAAGATGCGCCTACTGCCCGTCAGCGCTGGTCAACGCTGGCCGTCACGGCACTGGGCCTGCTGCTTGCGCAGCCGGCCGCATATGCCGCGGGGTTCGGGCAATTGCGGGTTCAGTCGAATCTGGGGCAGCCGCTGCAGGCTGAGATCGACATCAGTGGGGTCAGTGCCGAAGAGGCCGCCGGGCTCAATGTCAAGCTGGCGTCGCCAGCGGCGTATGCCGCGGCCGGGCTGACCTACCTGCCGGCTGTCAGCAGCCTGCGGCTGGAGGTGGAGCGCCGCCCGAACGGCAGCTATGTGGCCCGGGTCCGCTCCAGCCAGCCGATCAGCGAGCCCTTTGTCGACATCCTGGTCGACATGAGCTGGGCCAGCGGCAAGGTCTCGCGCGCCTATACCTTCCTGCTTGACCCTGCCGGGGCCAAGCCTTCGAACCAGACCTTCTCGCCGGCGACGGTGATGCAGGCGGCGACGCCGGATGCGCCTCCCGTAGCGGCACCGGCACCTGCCGCCGCGCCGCAGCCTGCGCCGGCCCAGGTAGCTGCGCCCGCCGCGGCCGCCGAGGCAGTCAAGCCAGCCGCGCCCGCGCGCCCGGCCCGCCAGAGCGCAAAGCGGGCACCGGCGCAGGCCGCCAGTGGCAGCACCGAGATGGCGCCCGGCGGCGGCTACACCGTGCAGCGCGGCGACACGCTATACGCCATCGCCGGCGAAGCCGTGCAAGGCCAGGAATCGGTCTCGCTGGACCAGATGCTGGTGGCGCTCTACCGCAACAATCCCAACGCCTTTATCGGCGGCAACATGAACCGGCTGCGCAGCGGCGCGGTGCTGCAGGTCCCGACCCAGCAGCAGGCGCAGGCCGTCGCACCCAAGGCCGCCCGCCGCGAGGTGGTGGCGCGCACGCAGGGCTTCAATGCCTACCGCAGCCGGCTGGCCAGCGCTGCCGCGGCCAAGTCGGTCGAGCCCGACAGCGGCCGCCAGCAGTCCGGCAACGTGACCGCCCGGGTGCAGGAGCAGGCCGCCCCGACCGACGGCCCGCGTGATGAACTGAAGCTCAGCAAGGCCGCGCGTGGCGCGCAGGCCGACGCCGCGGCCAAGGCCGAAGCCGGCGTCGCGCGCGAGCGTGAGCTCAAGGAGGCGCAAGCCCGCCTGGCGCAGCTGGAAAAGAACGTCGGCGACATGCAGAAGCTGCTCGAGCTGAAGAACGCCGAGATCGCCAAGCTGAGCCAGGCCAACCAGACGGTGCTGGCCGAGAAGGAAAAGGCTGAAGCCGCGGCCAAGGCCGCGGCGGCGGCGCCGACCGTGGTGGCGGCCCAGCCGCCGAAGGCCGATGCCGTGGCCCCCGCGCCGGTTGCGGCCGCCGCGACGGCTGCCGCAACCGCAGCAACCGCAGCCAGCGCCCCGGCAGCGGCCGGCGCCAGCGCCGCGGACGCCGTGGCGCCCGCGGCAGCCTCCGCCGTGGCAGCCGTCCCAGCCTCGCAGCCGGCTGCGGCCATCCCTGCCAGCGCAGCGCAGGCCGCAGCCGCCGCGTCGGCCCCCGCGGCCAAGCGCCCGCCGGTGTTGGCGGCCCAGCCCGAGCCGGTGCCCCAACCGTCGTTCATCGATGGCCTGCTGGCCAACCCCATGCTGCTGCCCGGCGGTGGCCTGCTGGTGGCGCTGCTGGGCGTCTATGCGATCTATCGCCGCCGCCAGCAGCAGAAGGCGGGCGAGGCGACCGGCTTCGGCGACAGCATCCTGTCGCAGGAAAGCACGGTGATGGCCGGTGCCAATTCGCTGTTCGGCACGGCCGGGGGGCAGAGCGTCGACACCTCGCAGCACAGCGTGTTCGGCGCGGACTTCCGCATCGGCAACAACACGCCGGAAGCCAACGAGGTCGACCCGATCGCCGAGGCCGAGGTCTATATCGCCTATGGGCGCGATGTGCAGGCGGAGGAAATCCTGCGCGAAGCTCTGGAGAAGAACCCGGAGCAGCAGCCGGTGCGGCTCAAGCTCCTGGAGATTTACAGCAACAGACAGGATGTGGAAGGTTTCCGCGTGATTGCAGAAGAAATGTTCGCCCAGACCGGCGGACACGGGGCGGAATGGCTGAAGGCAGCAGAAATGGGGCGCGCGCTCGAGCCGGGCAACGCGCTCTTCCTGGCGGTGACGCCCGAAGCGGCGGGGCCGGATACGACATCGCCGGCAACCGACCAGTGGCGCACCCAGGACCCGTCGCAGAATCCGGCCTCGATCGCGCGGCTGGAGCCGTCGCTGGGTGACCTGGCGCTGCCGCTGGATGCCTTCCCGGCCCCGGCGGCCGGCGAGCCGATCGTTGCGCCTGCTTCCGCGGCGATGGTATTTGGCGCTGACGCGCACGACGCCGGCGAGCCGGTGCGGCTGGATCTCGGCCTGCCTGGCACCGGCGCCGACCCGCTTGCCGACGACGTGCCCACCCTTGACACGCCGACCCGTAGCCGTCCGCTGGAGTTCGACATGTCGGGGCTGTCGCTTGACCTGGGCAGCGCCGCGCAAGCCGACGCCCGCGGCAAGGATGTGCTGGACGAGGCCACCATGCCGCTGCCCGCCACCACCATGCTGCGCGACGGCAAGCTGGCCGAGCCGATCGACCTGTCGCGCGTGGCGCCTGAAACCGGCGGCGACCTCACGCACGGGGGTTCGCCGAGCACGCTGTCGGTCGACGGCG
- the asd gene encoding aspartate-semialdehyde dehydrogenase has translation MIVGLVGWRGMVGSVLMQRMQEERDFDHIEPVFFSTSNAGGKAPAMAKNETTLKDANDIEALKKCDVVVTAQGGDYTNEVFPKLRAAGWKGYWIDAASSLRMKDDAIIVLDPVNQGVIKDALSKGVKNFIGGNCTVSCMLMGLGGLFEADLIEWMTSMTYQAASGGGAQHMRELLTQFGTLNASVKPLLDNPASAILEIDRTILATQHGLSAEETKQFGVPLAGNLIPWIDKDLGNGQSKEEWKGGAETNKILGRGEGFLGATGATPIAVDGLCVRIGAMRCHSQALTIKLRKDVPLDEIEGMLAAHNPWAKVVPNTREASMTDLTPAAVTGTLTIPVGRLRKMQMGGEYLSAFTVGDQLLWGAAEPLRRMLRILIES, from the coding sequence ATGATTGTAGGTCTCGTCGGTTGGCGGGGAATGGTCGGCAGCGTCCTGATGCAGCGCATGCAGGAAGAGCGTGATTTCGACCATATCGAGCCCGTCTTCTTCAGCACGTCCAATGCCGGCGGCAAGGCGCCCGCCATGGCGAAGAACGAAACCACGCTGAAAGATGCCAATGACATCGAAGCGCTGAAGAAGTGCGACGTGGTCGTGACTGCCCAGGGCGGCGACTACACCAACGAGGTTTTCCCCAAGCTGCGCGCGGCCGGCTGGAAGGGCTACTGGATCGACGCGGCGTCCTCGCTGCGCATGAAGGACGATGCCATCATCGTGCTGGATCCGGTCAACCAGGGCGTGATCAAGGACGCGCTGTCCAAGGGCGTGAAGAATTTCATCGGCGGCAACTGCACGGTCAGCTGCATGCTGATGGGCCTGGGCGGCCTGTTCGAGGCCGACCTGATCGAGTGGATGACCTCGATGACGTACCAGGCCGCATCGGGCGGCGGCGCGCAGCATATGCGCGAGCTGCTGACCCAGTTCGGCACCCTGAACGCCTCGGTCAAGCCGCTGCTGGACAACCCGGCCTCGGCCATCCTGGAAATCGACCGCACCATCCTGGCGACCCAGCATGGCCTGTCCGCCGAAGAAACCAAGCAGTTCGGCGTGCCGCTGGCCGGCAACCTGATCCCCTGGATCGACAAGGACCTGGGCAACGGCCAGTCCAAGGAAGAATGGAAGGGCGGCGCCGAGACCAACAAGATCCTGGGCCGCGGCGAGGGCTTCCTGGGTGCCACCGGCGCCACGCCGATCGCCGTGGACGGCCTGTGCGTGCGCATCGGCGCCATGCGCTGCCACTCGCAGGCGCTGACCATCAAGCTGCGCAAGGATGTGCCGCTCGATGAGATCGAAGGCATGCTAGCCGCCCACAACCCGTGGGCCAAGGTGGTGCCGAATACGCGTGAGGCCAGCATGACCGACCTGACGCCCGCTGCCGTGACCGGCACGCTGACCATCCCGGTCGGCCGCCTGCGCAAGATGCAGATGGGCGGCGAGTACCTGTCGGCCTTCACCGTGGGTGACCAGCTGCTGTGGGGCGCGGCCGAGCCGCTGCGCCGCATGCTGCGTATCCTGATCGAGTCCTGA
- the leuB gene encoding 3-isopropylmalate dehydrogenase has product MKIAVLPGDGIGPEIIAEAVKVLNALDEKFELETAPVGGAGYEAEGHPLPENTLKLAKEADAILFGAVGDWKYDSLERPLRPEQAILGLRKHLQLFANFRPAICYPELTGASSLKPELVAGLDILIVRELNGDIYFGQPRGVREAPDGLFKGAREGFDTMRYSEPEIRRIAHVAFQAAAKRGKKLCSVDKANVLETFQFWKDIVIEVHKEYPEVELSHMYVDNAAMQLVKAPKSFDVIVTGNMFGDILSDEAAMLTGSIGMLPSASLDANNKGLYEPSHGSAPDIAGKGVANPLATILSAAMMLRYSLNRAEQADRIENAVKKVLAQGYRTGDILTPGCKQVGTREMGDAVLAAL; this is encoded by the coding sequence ATGAAGATCGCAGTCCTGCCGGGTGACGGCATTGGTCCTGAAATCATCGCGGAGGCCGTCAAGGTCCTGAACGCGCTCGACGAGAAGTTCGAACTGGAAACCGCCCCGGTGGGCGGCGCCGGCTACGAGGCCGAAGGCCATCCGCTGCCGGAGAACACCCTGAAGCTGGCCAAGGAAGCCGACGCCATCCTGTTCGGCGCCGTCGGCGACTGGAAGTACGACAGCCTGGAGCGCCCGCTGCGTCCGGAGCAGGCCATCCTGGGCCTGCGCAAGCACCTGCAGCTGTTCGCCAATTTCCGTCCGGCGATCTGCTATCCGGAACTGACCGGCGCCTCCAGCCTGAAGCCCGAGCTGGTGGCCGGCCTGGACATCCTGATCGTGCGCGAACTGAACGGCGACATCTACTTCGGCCAGCCGCGCGGCGTGCGCGAAGCGCCGGATGGCCTGTTCAAGGGCGCGCGCGAAGGCTTCGACACCATGCGTTACAGCGAGCCGGAAATCCGTCGCATCGCGCACGTGGCATTCCAGGCCGCGGCCAAGCGCGGCAAGAAGCTGTGCAGCGTCGACAAGGCCAACGTGCTCGAGACCTTCCAGTTCTGGAAGGACATCGTGATCGAGGTGCACAAGGAGTACCCGGAGGTCGAGCTGTCGCACATGTACGTCGACAACGCGGCCATGCAGCTGGTCAAGGCGCCCAAGAGCTTCGACGTGATCGTCACCGGCAATATGTTCGGCGACATCCTGTCGGATGAGGCCGCCATGCTGACCGGCTCCATCGGCATGCTGCCGTCGGCGTCGCTGGATGCCAACAACAAGGGCCTGTACGAGCCGTCGCACGGCTCGGCGCCGGACATCGCCGGCAAGGGCGTGGCCAATCCGCTGGCTACCATCCTGTCGGCGGCGATGATGCTGCGCTACTCGCTGAACCGCGCCGAGCAGGCCGACCGCATCGAGAACGCCGTCAAGAAGGTGCTGGCCCAGGGCTACCGCACCGGCGACATCCTGACGCCGGGTTGCAAGCAGGTCGGCACCCGCGAGATGGGCGACGCGGTGCTGGCGGCACTATAA
- the leuD gene encoding 3-isopropylmalate dehydratase small subunit: MDKFTVHSGLVAPLDRENVDTDAIIPKQFLKSIQRTGFGPNLFDEWRYKDVGQPGMDNSKRPLNPDFVLNQPRYQGASILLARRNFGCGSSREHAPWALTQYGFRAVIAPSFADIFFNNCYKNGLLPVVLTEQQVDHLFNETNAFNGYKLTIDLDKQVVLTTGGQAYEFDIAPFRKYCMLNGFDDIGLTLRHADKIKAYEAERVAKMPWLNNRLVG, encoded by the coding sequence ATGGACAAGTTCACCGTACACAGCGGCCTCGTGGCGCCGCTCGACCGCGAAAACGTCGACACCGACGCCATCATCCCGAAGCAGTTCCTGAAGTCGATCCAGCGCACCGGCTTCGGCCCCAACCTGTTCGACGAGTGGCGCTACAAGGACGTCGGCCAGCCTGGCATGGACAACAGCAAGCGTCCGCTGAACCCGGACTTCGTGCTGAACCAGCCGCGCTACCAAGGCGCATCGATCCTGCTGGCACGCCGCAACTTCGGCTGCGGCAGCTCGCGCGAGCATGCGCCGTGGGCGCTGACGCAATACGGCTTCCGCGCCGTGATCGCGCCCAGCTTTGCCGACATCTTCTTCAACAACTGCTACAAGAACGGCCTGCTGCCGGTGGTGCTGACCGAACAGCAGGTCGATCACCTGTTCAACGAGACCAACGCCTTCAACGGCTATAAGCTGACCATCGACCTGGACAAGCAGGTGGTGCTGACGACGGGCGGCCAGGCGTATGAGTTCGACATCGCCCCTTTCCGCAAGTACTGCATGCTGAACGGCTTCGACGATATCGGCCTGACCCTGCGCCACGCCGACAAGATCAAGGCCTATGAGGCCGAGCGCGTGGCGAAGATGCCGTGGCTGAACAACCGCCTGGTCGGATAA